CTTCAAGGCGTCGGCAGCAAGTTGCTCAGCTTCTCTATAACGGTGAAAGAAGTAGTGTTCTTCAACGGCATGGATAACCTCCTGAATGTCCATCTTGGTGGCGTCAGGGCCAAGTGGGAGCTTAACTTTCTGGTAAATCTTTTCCCAGGTCAGTAGATATCCCTATTTACGCCAAGGTTCACTTACATCGCCGTTCTCAACCTTTGCGTTGTACTCCTTCTGGACTActcgccaagcttcttctgacTGTCCTGTGCGGCGGGACTTTGTCGCCTCTGCTTCATCGGCTTCATCTGAAGATACATCTGCGAAGGCGAAGTTGGCGAGgggatcttcttcatccatttTGTGGTTTACTTTTGGCTGTGAATGACGATGAAGGAAGGAAAGTAGAGACTGAGTTTTTGGGTCGATGATAGGACCCACTTGGATCTGATGTGTAATGGTTGGATGGCAAAGGCCTTGACTACTTGACGGTTGTTGATTGAATCTCTGTATAGGTAGTTTCAGATTTGAGTTCCTTGTTAATATGAAGGTCACTACGGAGTATTAAGCCTCATGCTGTGCGTCTGGGTATGATTTCTCGTCTTGTAAATAAGATGGGTATAGACCTCGTCCccgaggagcaagaaaaagACGACGTTGAAATACACTTATCAAAGAGGCCTCTAAATTTAGGCTAACTTACCTGAATCCTTTTATCATTTATAATTTAATGTCCTAAGTTTTATTGCCTCCCCTAACGTCACATATATAGCGTCCCTTGGTCTGAGTAATGGTGAATAAGTATGAGATAAGTTACACCTGATTGTGAAGTACTGCTGCTATCAATCCATGGATTTACAGGGGTGGATAGCTGTGATGTAACGACGTGGGGCAAGGTCTCGACGCGGGGCATATTCCAAAGACATTCAAGCTCTTGGTcacttcttcaactcatTTCATTCTCATTTTACAACATAATTCGCAAATATGGAGAGCCAGGTTGAAAGGCTTGTCGAGAAGGCGTGGAAGAAGTATGAGGAAACGCCAAAGGACAAGAGATTATGTGAGTACCCGTCAACActcatcttctttcaatAGAGCTCTCATGAGCTGAGACGTCACCCTTCTCTATATCGAGATACTTCTCACCGGAACAAATGGATTATCTGGTTAACACTCTTAGTGATCGGCGTTGCTGGTATCCCCGGCTCAGGTCAGTAAACCCACTCAACTTCAAGCCTCGGCACTCACAACTCTTCAGGCAAAACGACCTTCTCACAAATCATTACCAATCGAATCAATGCCCGCGCCTCCTCTTCAGATccctcctctcctcctccagcaaCATTCGTTCCCATGGACGGCTTCCATCTCACCCGCGCCGCTCTCTCCGCCATGCCAGACCCCGATACAGCCCATTTCCGCCGCGGCGCAGCCTTTACCTTCGATGCGCCCAAGTTCCTCACCCTTGTCCAAGCACTCTCCAAGAGACCAATTTCATCAGAGCCAATTCTTGCGCCATCCTTTGATCATGCGCTGAAAGATCCTCGAGATGACGATATTGTCGTCAAGCCGGAGCATCGTGTTGTTGTACTTGAGGGGAACTACCTTGCGCTAGATCAAGATGTCTGGCGAGATGCGGCGAAGCTTCTGGATGAGGTGTGGTTCGTTGAGGTGGACTTTGAGGttgcgaggaggaggcttAGGGAGAGGCATGTAAGAGCAGGCATTGTGAAGGATCTGGAAGAGGGAGATAGAAGGGCCATGGAGAACGATCTTGTCAATGGTAAAGAGATCATTGACTTTAAACTTAAAGTAGACGAGGTGATCCAAAGTCGAGAAGACGGAAGTTGGGTCCATGAATAGAAGACCTGAATAGagaaataataaatactttGTGCATTCTATCGGCCAGTGTCAAAGGATATCTCTTCTAAGTCTCTCTAACCATATCATCGTAGTCTTTCCAAAACGCAAGCTATGCCAATATAACCAAACCCTACTCCAACGCTGTAATAAGAACCAGCAATGCTCAAATTCGCTCAAATC
This DNA window, taken from Fusarium oxysporum f. sp. lycopersici 4287 chromosome 7, whole genome shotgun sequence, encodes the following:
- a CDS encoding hypothetical protein (At least one base has a quality score < 10) — encoded protein: MESQVERLVEKAWKKYEETPKDKRLLIGVAGIPGSGKTTFSQIITNRINARASSSDPSSPPPATFVPMDGFHLTRAALSAMPDPDTAHFRRGAAFTFDAPKFLTLVQALSKRPISSEPILAPSFDHALKDPRDDDIVVKPEHRVVVLEGNYLALDQDVWRDAAKLLDEVWFVEVDFEVARRRLRERHVRAGIVKDLEEGDRRAMENDLVNGKEIIDFKLKVDEVIQSREDGSWVHE
- a CDS encoding hypothetical protein (At least one base has a quality score < 10), which translates into the protein MDGFHLTRAALSAMPDPDTAHFRRGAAFTFDAPKFLTLVQALSKRPISSEPILAPSFDHALKDPRDDDIVVKPEHRVVVLEGNYLALDQDVWRDAAKLLDEVWFVEVDFEVARRRLRERHVRAGIVKDLEEGDRRAMENDLVNGKEIIDFKLKVDEVIQSREDGSWVHE